Proteins encoded within one genomic window of Gambusia affinis linkage group LG23, SWU_Gaff_1.0, whole genome shotgun sequence:
- the si:ch211-214j24.10 gene encoding uncharacterized protein si:ch211-214j24.10, whose product MHIKTGTWEASNIVCESETLCDQAVLVSATKSEPQIRNRRLSPGSGNCGGGGGGCISGNAQSPRQRSPQGEPNGPSHAHGHSHAHGPSFRREKERKNQPHKGRSVRRESQKGALRASERRLKANQKEKWVEDSLSLLKPPPAFPVQDSPAKLQPAVSYASKVKAGATSGTLEEERPAIGDLLQNQWGLSFISEAKPITEGPLLHPAASPLVDTESKHPVDLQHDAALTVQFQEETPVPASEAEAQQANGDLLLSCRHLVEALNYHNREWNIICNRQKKGPKRVVWYKETQERPA is encoded by the exons atgcaTATCAAAACTG GTACATGGGAAGCAAGCAACATTGTGTGTGAGTCCGAAACCCTGTGTGACCAAGCAGTCCTCGTGTCGGCGACCAAGTCCGAGCCCCAGATCCGTAACCGCCGCCTGTCTCCTGGTTCGGGAAActgcggaggaggaggaggcggctgCATCTCTGGAAACGCCCAGTCTCCACGACAACGGTCCCCCCAGGGCGAGCCGAACGGCCCCAGCCACGCCCACGGCCATAGTCACGCCCACGGCCCGAGCTTCCGCAGGGAGAAGGAGCGCAAGAACCAGCCTCACAAGGGCCGCTCCGTCCGGAGGGAGAGCCAGAAGGGGGCGCTGCGAGCCAGCGAGCGCCGGCTAAAGGCCAATCAGAAGGAGAAGTGGGTGGAGGACAGCCTGTCGCTGCTCAAGCCTCCGCCCGCTTTCCCGGTGCAGGACAGTCCTGCCAAGCTGCAGCCAGCAGTGAGCTACGCCTCCAAGGTGAAGGCCGGAGCAACGAGCGGAACGCTGGAGGAGGAGCGGCCCGCCATCGGGGACCTGCTGCAGAACCAGTGGGGTCTGAGTTTTATTAGTGAAGCTAAGCCAATCACAGAGGGGCCCCTCCTTCACCCTGCTGCTAGCCCTCTAGTGGACACAGAGAGCAAACACCCAGTGGACCTACAGCATGACGCAGCTCTCACAGTTCAGTTCCAGGAGGAAACTCCTGTTCCTGCTTCTGAGGCCGAGGCGCAGCAGGCCAACGGGGACCTCCTGCTCAGCTGTCGCCATCTAGTGGAGGCTTTGAACTATCACAATAGAG AATGGAATATAATCTGTAACAGACAGAAGAAAG GTCCAAAAAGAGTGGTGTGGTACAAGGAGACCCAGGAGCGCCCAGCCTAG
- the LOC122826300 gene encoding probable tRNA N6-adenosine threonylcarbamoyltransferase: MTVVIGFEGSANKIGIGIIRDGEVLSNPRRTYITPPGQGFMPSDTARHHRAVILTVLKEALEQAGLKPADIDCVAYTKGPGMGAPLVTVALVARTVAQLWGKPLLGVNHCIGHIEMGRLVTQADNPTVLYVSGGNTQVIAYLERRYRIFGETIDIAVGNCLDRFARVIKISNDPSPGYNIEQMAKKGSRYVELPYTVKGMDVSFSGILSFIEEAANKMLSSGQCTAEDLCFSLQETVFAMLVEITERAMAHCGSQEVLIVGGVGCNLRLQEMMGVMCKERGAKLFATDERFCIDNGAMIAQAGWEMFRSGCVTELEDSWITQRYRTDEVEVTWRD, translated from the exons ATGACTGTTGTTATTGGATTCGAAGGAAGCGCCAACAAGATTGGCATCGGCATCATAAGGGACGGTGAAGTCCTGTCTAACCCCAGACGGACGTACATCACGCCGCCGGGCCAAG GGTTCATGCCCAGTGACACGGCCAGGCATCATCGCGCAGTCATACTGACTGTCCTGAAGGAGGCGCTGGAGCAAGCGGGGCTGAAGCCGGCAGACATTGACTGCGTGGCGTACACTAAAG GTCCTGGTATGGGAGCCCCTCTGGTCACGGTGGCCCTCGTAGCGCGCACTGTGGCCCAGCTGTGGGGGAAGCCCCTGCTGGGGGTCAACCACTGCATCGGACACATCGAGATGGGCCGCCTTGTAACCCAGGCTGACAACCCCACCGTGCTGTACGTCAGCGGGGGAAACACTCAG GTTATCGCTTACTTAGAGCGGCGCTACAGAATATTTGGGGAGACCATCGACATTGCGGTCGGTAATTGTTTGGACAGATTTGCCAGAGTTATCAAG ATTTCCAACGATCCCAGTCCAGGATACAACATAGAGCAGATGGCCAAAAA AGGAAGTCGATACGTGGAGCTGCCGTACACAGTGAAGGGGATGGACGTGTCTTTTTCTGGGATTCTGTCCTTTATTGAG GAAGCTGCTAATAAAATGCTGAGCTCTGGTCAGTGCACAGCAGAGGATCTGTGCTTCTCCCTTCAG GAGACGGTGTTCGCCATGCTGGTGGAGATCACAGAGAGGGCCATGGCTCACTGCGGCTCACAGGAGGTCCTGATCGTCGGAGGAGTGGGCT GTAACCTGCGTCTGCAGGAGATGATGGGGGTGATGTGCAAGGAGAGAGGAGCCAAGCTGTTTGCTACAGACGAGCG ATTCTGCATAGATAACGGAGCGATGATCGCTCAGGCGGGTTGGGAGATGTTCCGGAGCGGCTGCGTCACAGAGCTGGAAGACTCTTGGATCACACAAAG GTACAGGACTGATGAAGTAGAGGTGACATGGAGAGACTGA
- the LOC122826298 gene encoding zinc finger protein 585A-like: MDSDVLSDITRDDPLPLASLRLLVPPLQLMAASMWQVLRKRDVMSYWKVSDFVSLVVDMVPELLMDKHRTQLNLGLRARYIIELCRNEHSSEMILSYLEKMTSPHPSLIRQSDDESVKMNFLELIQILLKDPEERKLFFMDIFPAEYGPQYDSDLQTLFAEFLRRLFQLVPVPDLEQTVSWLGAECSLLEDCLQTVSEPTDLNNLLQHHKNLGHLHQHVPPASMGDNISSSLSALPPRRLVETSEQPDQSDPLQDLHVETQLAAEIVEIVTVSDYSEVEIGASANVEVVTEENCFEGREDTVGERSVVVYLEKTSEEEPKREATELPSSSQHTAAAGPHDCPHCEKKFKFASSLLAHSVIHTGERPHRCTDCGRRFSFRQSLDRHRRTHRKGCTYDCVGTACMPHRQTHTEHGVHSCRLCNVEFSCKLPLASHLKTHSDDGSSDKLRERVERGPETDKAADVSEANAEHTDPDCPVETGDRPFSESIRDNGVRPQNVRTSGRKRRPTMKIQAINLQKHMAINQRNKCSRVNPSALRPLPVISSEHSYGSPVVSKQGGESSPADASVVAFSCPQCSFQDSEEGQALQHIQKVHPTDAADQHRHLSCSDCGKVFRFHSLLKAHQRVHTGEQPFSCSQCGRQFSFKQSLERHKQTHSSGKKLSCLICGALFKSATEQARHNNGHLEDKNYQCSECGQTFSWRAAFVKHLKTHGVDAGEVEDSFKCSHCNLGFNCEGHLNKHILTHKEEKPHSCNCGKSFPYRAALTAHQRTHRERPHICTQCGKGFLYKGGLLSHMKIHSEEMPFMCSFCGKSFKRERNMKKHERCHTRENVFRCTQCDKSFVYKATLIRHELTHSGERPYLCSDCGKGFFSHAELLKHERFHTGHKPFQCPHCGKKFTQSCYLTIHLRYHTGARPYSCSECDKSFLSANRLKRHQRTHSGEKPYLCLECGKGFRQSYHLKTHLRTHLS; the protein is encoded by the exons ATGGACTCAGACGTTTTGTCGGACATCACCAGAG ATGACCCATTACCCCTGGCATCGCTGCGCCTCCTGGTGCCCCCTCTGCAGCTCATGGCAGCCTCTATGTGGCAGGTGTTGAGGAAACGAGACGTTATGAGCTACTGGAAGGTGTCAGACTTTGTGTCGCTGGTGGTGGACATGGTCCCGGAGCTCCTGATGGACAAACATAGGACTCAACTGAATTTAGGGTTAAGAGCTAGG TATATTATTGAGTTATGCCGTAATGAGCATTCCAGTGAGATGATTCTGTCTTACCTGGAGAAGATGACGTCACCACATCCCTCACTG ATAAGACAATCAGATGACGAGTCGGTGAAAATGAATTTTCTTGAGTTGATTCAAATTCTTCTCAAAGATCCGGAAGAAAGAAAGCTCTTTTTCATG GACATCTTTCCTGCAGAGTATGGCCCTCAGTATGACAGTGACTTGCAGACACTGTTTGCAGAGTTTCTCCGCCGACTGTTTCAGCTGGTTCCGGTCCCTGACCTGGAGCAG ACTGTGTCCTGGCTTGGAGCGGAGTGCTCTCTGTTGGAAGACTGTTTGCAGACCGTCTCTGAACCCACAGACCTGAACAATCTACTGCAGCACCACAAGAACCTTGGGCACTTACACCAACATG TTCCACCTGCTAGTATGGGCGACAACATCTCTTCCTCACTTTCTGCCCTTCCCCCGAGGAGACTGGTGGAAACCAGCGAACAACCCGACCAGTCGGACCCACTTCAGGACCTCCACGTCGAAACACAACTTGCGGCAGAGATAGTGGAAATAGTTACAGTATCTGATTACTCTGAGGTTGAAATAGGTGCGAGCGCCAACGTTGAAGTGGTGACAGAAGAAAACTGCTTTGAAGGAAGAGAAGACACAGTAGGGGAACGTTCTGTGGTTGTGTATTTGGAGAAGACGAGCGAAGAAGAGCCAAAAAGAGAAGCGACCGAACTTCCATCCTCTTCTCAGCACACAGCTGCCGCAGGACCACATGACTGCCCCCACTGTGAGAAGAAATTTAAGTTTGCCTCCTCGCTGCTGGCGCACAGCGTCATCCACACTGGAGAACGCCCCCATCGCTGCACTGACTGCGGCCGCCGCTTCTCCTTTAGGCAGTCCCTCGACAgacacagacgcacacacaGAAAGGGATGCACGTATGACTGCGTGGGCACGGCCTGCATGCCGCACAGGCAAACGCACACAGAACATGGCGTGCACTCGTGCCGTCTCTGCAACGTGGAATTTAGCTGTAAGCTGCCCCTCGCAAGTCACTTAAAGACCCACTCTGACGATGGCAGCTCAGACAAACTCAGAGAACGCGTAGAGCGTGGGCCAGAAACCGATAAGGCTGCGGATGTCAGCGAAGCGAATGCTGAACACACTGATCCAGACTGTCCGGTGGAAACAGGCGATCGCCCATTCTCTGAATCCATACGAGACAACGGTGTCAGACCACAGAATGTCCGCACAAGTGGACGCAAACGTCGACCCACAATGAAGATCCAGGCGATAAATTTACAGAAGCACATGGCCATTAATCAAAGGAACAAGTGCAGCAGGGTGAATCCCTCAGCACTGAGACCTTTACCTGTCATCAG TTCGGAGCACTCCTATGGATCGCCTGTGGTCTCAAAGCAAGGTGGTGAAA GTTCTCCAGCGGATGCCTCGGTAGTTGCTTTCTCCTGCCCTCAATGCTCCTTCCAGGACTCTGAGGAAGGGCAGGCCCTACAGCACATCCAGAAGGTGCACCCCACTGATGCCGCAGATCAACACAGACACTTAAGCTGCTCAGATTGTGGGAAGGTCTTCAGGTTCCACTCCTTACTTAAAGCCCACCAGCGCGTGCACACAGGCGAGCAGCCATTTTCATGCTCCCAGTGTGGACGGCAGTTCTCCTTCAAACAGTCCCTGGAGCGGCATAAGCAGACGCACTCGTCTGGAAAGAAGTTGTCGTGTCTGATCTGCGGGGCGCTCTTCAAGTCAGCAACGGAACAAGCTAGGCACAACAACGGCCACTTAGAGGACAAGAACTACCAGTGTTCAGAGTGCGGTCAGACGTTCAGCTGGAGGGCTGCATTTGTGAAGCACCTCAAGACCCACGGAGTGGATGCTGGCGAAGTGGAAGACTCGTTTAAGTGCTCTCACTGCAACCTGGGCTTTAACTGTGAAGGACACCTGAACAAGCACATCCTTACccacaaagaggaaaaacctCACAGCTGCAACTGTGGGAAGAGTTTTCCTTACCGGGCGGCTCTCACCGCTCACCAACGGACACATCGAGAGCGGCCGCACATATGCACGCAGTGTGGGAAGGGCTTCCTCTATAAGGGCGGCTTGTTGAGCCACATGAAGATCCACTCTGAAGAAATGCCCTTCATGTGCTCGTTCTGTGGCAAGAGCTTCAAGAGGGAGCGCAACATGAAGAAGCACGAGCGCTGCCACACCAGGGAAAACGTCTTCCGCTGCACACAGTGCGACAAGAGCTTTGTGTACAAGGCCACCTTGATCAGACACGAGCTGACGCATTCGGGCGAGAGGCCGTACCTTTGCTCTGACTGCGGCAAGGGTTTCTTCTCGCATGCAGAGCTCTTAAAGCACGAGCGCTTCCACACAGGCCACAAGCCATTCCAGTGTCCTCACTGTGGCAAGAAATTCACCCAGTCCTGCTACCTGACCATCCATCTGCGCTACCACACCGGGGCCCGGCCATACTCCTGCTCTGAATGCGACAAGAGCTTTCTGAGTGCCAACCGGCTAAAGAGACACCAGCGGACGCACTCTGGAGAAAAACCGTATCTGTGTTTAGAGTGTGGAAAGGGTTTCCGGCAGTCTTATCATCTTAAAACGCATCTGAGGACACATCTGTCATAA
- the apex1 gene encoding DNA-(apurinic or apyrimidinic site) endonuclease, whose protein sequence is MKRGKKTDDTSAEGENDTGSATAKKAKKSKEPEAPVLYEDPPDKMTSKDGRSANMKITSWNVDGLRAWVKKNGLDWVREEAPDVLCLQETKCSEKALPAQITSMPEYPHKYWAASNDKEGYSGVAMLCKTEPLKVTYGIGKEEHDKEGRVITAEFPNFYLVTAYVPNASRGLVRLDYRKTWDVDFRAYLSELDIQKPLVLCGDLNVAHQEIDLKNPKGNKKNAGFTPEEREGFSQLLAAGFVDSFRELYPEQANAYTFWTYMMNARSKNVGWRLDYFLLSSSLLPGLCDSKIRNKAMGSDHCPITLHIAV, encoded by the exons ATGAAGAGAGGCAAGAAGACAGATGATACGTCTGCGGAAGGGGAGAATGACACAGGCTCTG CTACTGCAAAAAAAGCCAAGAAATCCAAGGAACCAGAAGCCCCAGTGCTGTACGAAGACCCCCCTGACAAAATGACGAGCAAAGATGGCCGTAGCGCCAACATGAAGATCACCTCCTGGAACGTAGACGGTCTCAGGGCGTGGGTGAAAAAGAACGGACTGGAT TGGGTGCGTGAGGAGGCGCCAGATGTCCTGTGCCTCCAGGAGACAAAGTGTTCAGAGAAAGCCCTTCCTGCCCAGATCACGTCCATGCCTGAGTACCCCCACAAATACTGGGCTGCATCCAATGACAAGGAGGGCTACAGTGGTGTAGCCATGCTGTGCAAGACTGAACCTCTCAAAGTCACTTATGGGATTG GCAAAGAGGAGCATGATAAGGAGGGGCGCGTCATCACAGCCGAGTTCCCAAACTTCTACCTGGTGACGGCCTACGTCCCGAACGCGAGCAGAGGCCTCGTCCGCCTTGATTACCGCAAAACCTGGGACGTGGACTTCCGAGCTTACCTGAGCGAACTTGACATCCAGAAGCCCCTGGTGCTGTGCGGCGATCTCAACGTCGCGCACCAGGAGATCGACCTGAAGAACCCAAAGGGCAACAAGAAGAACGCGGGCTTCACCCCGGAGGAGCGCGAAGGCTTCAGCCAGCTGCTGGCGGCCGGCTTCGTGGACAGCTTCCGTGAGCTCTACCCGGAGCAGGCCAACGCCTACACCTTCTGGACCTACATGATGAACGCCCGCTCCAAGAACGTGGGCTGGCGGCTCGACTATTTCCTGCTCTCGTCTTCCCTGCTGCCAGGCCTGTGCGATAGTAAGATCCGTAACAAGGCAATGGGGAGCGACCACTGCCCCATCACTCTCCACATAGCTGTGTGA